In Tubulanus polymorphus chromosome 8, tnTubPoly1.2, whole genome shotgun sequence, one genomic interval encodes:
- the LOC141910355 gene encoding multidrug and toxin extrusion protein 1-like, whose amino-acid sequence MKQLPDWLCEELRFFLVTSWPIIVVLVLADLPFLTFAIIVGQSNLISQAAFSLTDTFFELLYSLDMGMEGLFSQAFGAKNYRYSRLLLQRGLLIVVCTGLVLLPINFIADKIFILFGQNATVAEEAGRMLMVATPDNIFVFAYDILTRFLMSQDIVIPVVIVAIVNNVFSAVVCYVMVIVLGMASLGPAIALVIYYFNAMVAMAIACHLTNKDTVALYRTSMEVFKNLWEVASMALGSTVSELSYTLSMTIGLFLTGTFGVVELVALSVSLQVINFNCNVFWGIAEACSMRVGFLLSSRDGKTAKRALFFYQGISITVAVVLGALICSLHAVLARGFSSDKSVQAELKVLLLYIGASLPLFAVDSILNAAIKGCAKIALVSITCFVSLIIGTSIGLILLYFTRLGAVSVVMGYQSSCVLNSFIFVPYAFFILDWDEQSKLARDRTTDDQNLIPVGDGTEELDYSTFNSPPSASNLDLDDKKLLN is encoded by the coding sequence ATGAAGCAACTTCCGGATTGGTTATGCGAGGAATTACGTTTTTTTCTCGTGACGTCATGGCCGATTATAGTCGTTCTCGTTTTGGCCGATTTGCCTTTTTTAACGTTTGCTATAATAGTTGGACAATCGAATTTGATTTCGCAAGCCGCATTTTCTTTGACGGACACGTTCTTCGAACTCCTGTATTCGTTAGATATGGGCATGGAAGGATTATTCTCGCAAGCTTTCGGCGCCAAAAACTATCGTTATTCACGCTTGTTGCTACAGAGAGGATTGTTGATAGTGGTTTGTACCGGTTTAGTTTTGCTACCGATTAATTTCATTGCTGACAAAATCTTCATTCTTTTCGGACAAAATGCAACCGTAGCCGAAGAAGCTGGAAGGATGCTCATGGTGGCAACGCCTGAtaacattttcgtttttgcgtaTGACATTTTAACGCGTTTTCTAATGTCACAGGATATTGTTATACCAGTCGTTATCGTAGCAATAGTCAACAACGTTTTCAGCGCAGTCGTCTGTTACGTCATGGTTATCGTACTAGGTATGGCCAGTCTGGGGCCAGCTATAGCGCTGGTCATCTATTATTTCAACGCGATGGTCGCCATGGCTATAGCATGTCATTTAACTAACAAAGATACTGTCGCTTTATACAGAACTAGTATGGAGGTATTTAAGAATCTATGGGAGGTTGCTAGTATGGCTCTTGGGTCAACAGTATCCGAATTGTCATATACACTTTCTATGACGATCGGTCTGTTTTTGACGGGTACTTTCGGAGTGGTCGAACTTGTAGCGTTGAGCGTCTCACTGCAAGTGATCAATTTTAACTGCAATGTCTTTTGGGGTATAGCGGAAGCGTGTAGTATGAGAGTCGGTTTCCTGTTATCATCCCGGGACGGTAAGACGGCCAAACGAGCTTTGTTCTTTTATCAAGGTATTTCGATAACGGTCGCTGTAGTTTTGGGTGCGTTAATATGTTCGCTTCACGCTGTTTTAGCTCGCGGATTTTCTAGCGATAAATCGGTCCAAGCCGAATTGAAGGTTTTGCTACTATACATCGGAGCGAGTTTACCTCTATTCGCTGTAGACTCCATACTCAACGCAGCGATCAAAGGATGCGCTAAAATAGCCCTGGTTTCAATAACGTGTTTCGTGTCTTTGATTATAGGAACATCGATAGGTTtgattttattgtattttactCGGTTAGGCGCTGTAAGTGTTGTAATGGGATATCAAAGTTCGTGCGTCttgaattcattcatattcGTTCCGTACgcctttttcattttagattGGGACGAACAATCTAAACTAGCGCGTGACAGAACTACAGACGATCAGAACTTAATTCCAGTCGGCGATGGAACTGAAGAGTTGGATTACAGTACGTTCAATTCACCACCAAGCGCCTCCAATCTGGATTTGGATGATAAGAAATTactaaattag